The sequence TCGGCGCCTTTGAGACGCGGGCCGAGGCGCTTTACGGCAGCAGCAATTCCAGCGCGACCAGCGCCGCCTGATGGCGCACCGTAGAACGGCTTGAGCCATCGAGCAGCCGCTCTTCGGCCAGCGCTTCCTCTTCATCTTGCCCGCGAATTGCCCGCGCGAAAACCACCGTGCCAACGGGTTTCTGCGGCGACCCGCCACCCGGTCCGGCAATCCCGCTGATCGCCACGGCAACATCCGCGCCGCTGCGCTTGAGTGCGCCTTGGGCCATGGCCCAGGCACAGGCGATTGAGACGGCGCCAAAGGTATCGATGATGTCGGGAT comes from Novosphingobium ginsenosidimutans and encodes:
- a CDS encoding CinA family protein, with protein sequence MDHLLPADITELAARVIESNIAAGRTVALAESCTGGLVAAALTEIAGSSAVLDRGFVTYSNEAKQELLGVNPDIIDTFGAVSIACAWAMAQGALKRSGADVAVAISGIAGPGGGSPQKPVGTVVFARAIRGQDEEEALAEERLLDGSSRSTVRHQAALVALELLLP